A window of the Egibacter rhizosphaerae genome harbors these coding sequences:
- the malQ gene encoding 4-alpha-glucanotransferase codes for MGDTGRQPAGTNPELGRLAHAHGVATAYRDSDERERPVPEDTVRAALRVLGVPCEDQTSIRAALTQANEAPWRRSAPATHVVTGDRPVPVPLALDDDARLTADLTGPGGRRRLAEAAGPDQWGQAATATIDGRRHRAGALALPTDLPLGDHALTLEIAGREGTVTHHSTLVVTPPRAPRPDDVGLGWGWMVQLYALRSESSWGHGDLADLAALARWTGGAGGDFVVVNPLHAANPSVPVEESPYYPSSRRFANPMYLRVDALPEFELLDAADRERVVALARRARRDNTADRIERDAVHARQQAALERLFAAGRSPGREQALASFVAREGRDLTDFATFCAIAERYGTPFSQWPAELRHPHRAEVAAFRAAHAERVRYHQWLQLCCDEQLADSQRAAVDAGLGLGIVHDLAVGVDKGGADAWALQDELGLGVTVGAPPDAFNQQGQDWQQPPLLPNRLPESGYAPFRSMLRAVLRHAGGIRVDHILGLFRLFWIPEGADAADGTYVDYPSDEMLGILALEAHEAGAVLVGEDLGTVPEGVRDALADRHVLSSSVLYFERDDEGELRSADDYPREALASVTTHDLPSAAGWWELADVDLRDELGLHGEGHDPVDARAARQAERDEMAQLLVDDLERVGDVPNEPPGLPAEVQQQVLAMHAFLGRSPARLVAASLHDAVGDLRQPNLPGTVDDYPNWRRPIAAPEPGGARPITLDELTSHPFASRLIETVAAARRQAAEAGQRP; via the coding sequence TTGGGCGACACGGGACGGCAGCCGGCCGGCACCAACCCCGAGCTCGGACGACTCGCGCACGCCCACGGGGTCGCCACCGCCTACCGCGACAGCGACGAACGCGAGCGGCCCGTACCGGAGGACACGGTGCGGGCCGCCTTGCGCGTGCTGGGGGTGCCGTGCGAGGACCAGACCTCGATCCGGGCCGCCCTCACGCAGGCGAACGAGGCGCCCTGGCGCCGTTCCGCACCCGCCACCCACGTGGTCACCGGCGACCGTCCCGTCCCCGTGCCCCTCGCGCTCGACGACGATGCACGCCTGACCGCGGACCTCACCGGGCCCGGGGGCAGGCGCCGGCTCGCCGAGGCGGCGGGACCCGACCAATGGGGACAGGCCGCGACCGCGACGATCGACGGGCGGCGGCATCGGGCCGGCGCGCTCGCGCTGCCGACCGACCTCCCGCTGGGCGACCACGCGCTCACCCTCGAGATCGCCGGTCGTGAAGGCACCGTGACCCACCACAGCACGCTCGTCGTCACCCCCCCGCGCGCTCCCCGACCCGATGACGTCGGCCTCGGATGGGGCTGGATGGTGCAGTTGTACGCCCTGCGGTCGGAAAGCAGCTGGGGGCACGGCGACCTCGCCGACCTGGCGGCACTCGCGCGCTGGACCGGCGGGGCCGGCGGCGACTTCGTCGTGGTGAACCCGCTGCACGCGGCGAACCCGAGCGTGCCGGTGGAGGAGTCGCCGTACTACCCCTCGAGTCGGCGGTTCGCGAACCCGATGTACCTGCGGGTCGACGCGCTGCCCGAGTTCGAACTGCTCGACGCGGCGGACCGCGAGCGAGTGGTCGCACTCGCACGACGTGCTCGCCGCGACAACACGGCCGACCGTATCGAGCGTGACGCCGTCCACGCCCGCCAGCAGGCGGCCCTCGAACGGCTCTTCGCCGCGGGTCGATCCCCGGGGCGCGAACAGGCCCTCGCATCGTTCGTCGCTCGTGAGGGGCGCGACCTGACCGACTTCGCGACCTTCTGCGCGATCGCCGAGCGCTACGGGACGCCGTTCTCGCAGTGGCCCGCGGAGCTGCGCCACCCCCACCGTGCCGAGGTCGCGGCCTTCCGGGCCGCGCACGCCGAGCGGGTGCGCTACCACCAGTGGCTGCAGCTGTGCTGCGACGAGCAGCTCGCCGACTCGCAGCGCGCCGCCGTTGACGCCGGGCTCGGCCTTGGGATCGTCCACGACCTCGCCGTCGGGGTCGACAAGGGTGGGGCCGACGCCTGGGCGCTCCAGGACGAGCTGGGCCTCGGTGTGACCGTCGGCGCGCCGCCCGACGCCTTCAACCAGCAGGGTCAGGACTGGCAGCAGCCCCCGCTCCTACCGAATCGGCTGCCCGAGTCCGGCTACGCACCGTTCCGGTCGATGCTGCGTGCGGTGCTGCGCCACGCGGGCGGGATCCGCGTGGACCACATCCTCGGCCTGTTCCGATTGTTCTGGATCCCCGAGGGCGCCGACGCCGCCGACGGGACGTACGTGGACTACCCGTCGGACGAGATGCTCGGGATCCTCGCACTGGAAGCCCACGAGGCCGGAGCGGTCCTCGTGGGCGAGGACCTCGGCACCGTGCCGGAGGGCGTTCGCGACGCGCTCGCGGACCGCCACGTCCTCTCCTCGTCGGTGCTCTACTTCGAGCGCGACGACGAGGGCGAGCTCCGCTCCGCCGACGACTACCCGCGCGAGGCGCTCGCGAGCGTGACGACCCACGACCTGCCGAGCGCGGCGGGATGGTGGGAGCTCGCCGACGTCGACCTCCGCGACGAGCTCGGGCTGCACGGCGAGGGCCACGATCCCGTCGACGCCCGCGCGGCGCGGCAGGCCGAGCGCGACGAAATGGCACAGCTGCTCGTCGACGACCTCGAACGCGTCGGGGACGTCCCGAACGAGCCCCCCGGACTCCCGGCCGAAGTCCAACAGCAGGTGCTGGCGATGCACGCGTTCCTCGGCCGTTCGCCCGCCCGGCTGGTGGCCGCGAGCCTCCACGACGCGGTCGGGGATCTGCGCCAGCCCAACCTGCCGGGCACCGTGGACGACTATCCGAACTGGCGGCGCCCGATCGCGGCACCCGAACCGGGCGGCGCCCGCCCGATCACGCTCGACGAGCTGACCAGCCACCCGTTCGCCTCGCGGTTGATCGAGACGGTGGCGGCCGCTCGGAGGCAGGCCGCCGAGGCCGGTCAGCGGCCATAG
- a CDS encoding DUF5318 family protein, giving the protein MQGFTDYRMAKRALVRQVTHGTVPVRDVCDAHPELLRAARNIGTVVDRSCPICDLADERAAVPADDSAPVRTVTYVFGDDLRRPSGAVVWDRAELADLAVRYRSLVAYTVECCLVCGWNHLVESYLLGRAHAGSVDAG; this is encoded by the coding sequence GTGCAAGGGTTCACCGACTACCGGATGGCCAAGCGCGCGCTGGTGCGCCAGGTCACGCACGGCACCGTGCCGGTGCGGGACGTGTGCGACGCGCACCCGGAGCTGTTGCGGGCGGCGCGCAACATCGGCACGGTCGTCGACCGCTCCTGCCCGATCTGCGATCTCGCCGACGAGCGTGCGGCGGTCCCCGCCGACGACAGCGCGCCGGTGCGCACGGTCACGTACGTCTTCGGCGACGATCTCCGACGCCCGTCCGGCGCGGTGGTGTGGGATCGCGCCGAACTGGCCGATCTCGCCGTGCGCTACCGCTCGCTGGTGGCCTACACGGTGGAGTGCTGCCTCGTGTGCGGGTGGAACCATCTGGTCGAGAGCTATCTGCTCGGCCGCGCGCACGCCGGCTCCGTCGACGCCGGGTGA
- the sodN gene encoding superoxide dismutase, Ni codes for MLAARLAGLADRLRDPAPVNAHCDLMCGVYDPAQARIEAQSVVKSAEKYQDSDDPVFRDRAIMIKEQRAELVKHHVMVLWADYFKPPHVEQFPHLHDLVWRTLKQAGDAKKSMDPEVGRKLLELIDEIDDIFQKTQQG; via the coding sequence ATGCTCGCAGCGCGTCTCGCAGGGCTCGCAGACCGTCTCCGCGATCCCGCTCCGGTCAACGCCCACTGCGACCTCATGTGCGGCGTGTACGACCCCGCCCAGGCACGGATCGAGGCCCAGTCGGTGGTCAAGTCCGCCGAGAAGTACCAGGACTCCGACGACCCGGTGTTCCGGGACCGCGCCATCATGATCAAGGAACAGCGCGCGGAGCTCGTCAAGCACCACGTCATGGTGCTCTGGGCCGACTACTTCAAGCCGCCACACGTCGAGCAGTTCCCGCACCTGCACGACCTCGTGTGGCGGACGCTGAAGCAGGCCGGCGACGCGAAGAAGTCGATGGACCCCGAGGTCGGGCGGAAGCTGCTGGAGCTCATCGACGAGATCGACGACATCTTCCAGAAGACCCAACAGGGCTAG
- the lepB gene encoding signal peptidase I, whose amino-acid sequence MRRGSTGPMSSHRLSAANVGASFARLAAILGGLVVAALACAHRRVVVRGGSMRPTLEHGDRLLVRRGVRAVTGDLVVVRLPGRGEAVKRVVGVAGDTVELTGRATRLGAGEVAVAGDASAASTDSRQLGPLPRGAIRGVARSIYHPRERAGRLTPTRRR is encoded by the coding sequence ATGCGACGTGGATCAACCGGGCCGATGTCGTCGCACCGGCTCTCCGCGGCCAACGTCGGGGCCTCCTTCGCCCGCCTCGCCGCGATACTGGGCGGTCTCGTGGTCGCGGCGCTGGCGTGCGCCCATCGCCGAGTCGTCGTGCGGGGCGGGAGCATGCGTCCAACGCTCGAGCACGGCGATCGGCTGCTCGTCCGCCGGGGGGTGCGGGCCGTCACCGGCGATCTCGTGGTCGTGCGCCTGCCCGGGCGGGGGGAGGCCGTGAAGCGGGTCGTCGGCGTCGCCGGGGACACCGTCGAGCTCACGGGTCGCGCGACGCGGCTGGGAGCCGGCGAGGTGGCCGTCGCCGGCGACGCGTCTGCGGCGAGCACCGACAGCCGTCAACTCGGTCCGCTACCCCGGGGCGCCATCCGCGGGGTCGCGCGCAGCATCTACCACCCGCGGGAACGGGCGGGCCGGCTCACGCCGACCCGTCGCCGCTGA
- a CDS encoding inositol-3-phosphate synthase has product MDRPPQPDARPSPVRVAVVGVGNCASALVQGVTYYADADPDTVVPGLMHVELGGWHVRDLEFVAAFDVEAKKVGRDLSEALVAAPNNTVRFAEVAPLGIEVQRGPTLDGFGQYYREVGEESDAAPVDVAEELRRVEADVLVCYLPVGSEEATAHYAEAALEAGVAFVNCLPVFLASDPAWAERFRSAGVPIIGDDIKSQVGATIAHRVLARLFEDRGVHIDRTYQLNFGGNMDFMNMLERERLSSKKQSKTQSVTSQLSEPMSNDSIHVGPSDHVPWLEDRKWAYIRLEGRNFGDVPLNLELKLEVHDSPNSAGVVIDAIRCAALGRARGVGGPLLGPSSYFMKSPPEQYHDDVCREMVDEFISGDGSA; this is encoded by the coding sequence ATGGACCGCCCCCCTCAGCCCGACGCACGACCGAGCCCCGTCCGCGTGGCGGTCGTTGGAGTCGGCAACTGCGCGAGCGCGCTCGTCCAGGGCGTGACCTACTACGCGGACGCCGATCCCGACACGGTCGTGCCCGGGCTCATGCACGTCGAGCTCGGTGGCTGGCACGTGCGTGACCTCGAGTTCGTCGCCGCCTTCGACGTCGAGGCGAAGAAGGTCGGCCGCGACCTCTCCGAGGCCCTGGTCGCCGCACCGAACAACACGGTGCGGTTCGCCGAGGTCGCGCCGCTGGGGATCGAGGTCCAGCGAGGCCCCACGCTGGACGGCTTCGGGCAGTACTACCGGGAGGTCGGCGAGGAGAGCGACGCCGCCCCGGTGGACGTCGCCGAGGAGCTGCGACGGGTCGAGGCGGACGTGCTCGTCTGCTACCTCCCGGTCGGTTCGGAGGAGGCGACCGCGCACTACGCGGAGGCCGCGCTCGAGGCGGGCGTCGCGTTCGTCAACTGCCTACCCGTGTTCCTCGCCAGCGATCCCGCCTGGGCCGAGCGGTTCCGGTCAGCCGGCGTGCCGATCATCGGGGACGACATCAAGTCGCAGGTCGGCGCCACGATCGCGCACCGCGTGCTCGCGCGACTCTTCGAGGACCGCGGGGTGCACATCGACCGCACCTACCAGCTGAACTTCGGCGGGAACATGGACTTCATGAACATGCTCGAGCGTGAGCGCCTCTCGTCGAAGAAGCAGTCGAAAACCCAATCGGTCACGAGCCAGCTGTCCGAGCCGATGTCGAACGACTCGATCCACGTGGGCCCGAGCGATCACGTGCCGTGGCTCGAGGACCGCAAGTGGGCCTACATCCGCCTCGAGGGGCGGAACTTCGGGGACGTGCCGCTGAACCTGGAGCTCAAGCTCGAGGTTCATGATTCACCCAACTCCGCGGGGGTGGTGATCGACGCGATCCGGTGCGCGGCCCTCGGCCGCGCGCGCGGCGTCGGCGGTCCGCTGTTGGGCCCGTCGAGCTACTTCATGAAATCGCCCCCGGAGCAGTACCACGACGACGTCTGCCGCGAGATGGTGGACGAGTTCATCAGCGGCGACGGGTCGGCGTGA
- a CDS encoding PadR family transcriptional regulator gives MLELAVLGLLLERPLHGYELRKQLSQRLGLFWSVSFGSLYPTLARLERRGDVEKLAPADRGSRRKQAYQVTEQGRARFLELLEEGSRGTDDERFRLRLAFFRHLGPESRLRHLERRREVLAERLDERERSLAHAESTGTDAYTLSLLRHGVRTTAHDLAWLDDLLAAERTGFTPTDPHP, from the coding sequence GTGCTGGAGCTCGCCGTCCTCGGGCTGCTCCTGGAGCGGCCCCTGCACGGCTACGAGCTGCGCAAGCAGCTCAGCCAACGGCTGGGGCTGTTCTGGAGCGTCTCGTTCGGCAGCCTCTACCCGACCCTCGCGCGGCTCGAGCGGCGAGGCGACGTCGAGAAACTGGCCCCCGCAGACCGCGGATCTCGCCGCAAGCAGGCCTACCAGGTCACCGAGCAGGGGCGGGCCCGCTTCCTGGAACTGCTGGAGGAGGGCTCCCGCGGCACCGACGACGAGCGATTCCGGCTCCGTCTCGCGTTCTTCCGCCACCTCGGGCCCGAGTCGCGGCTGCGCCACCTCGAGCGGCGCCGCGAGGTGCTCGCCGAGCGACTCGACGAGCGCGAGCGCTCCCTCGCCCACGCCGAGTCGACGGGCACCGACGCCTACACCCTCTCGTTGCTCCGTCACGGCGTGCGCACCACCGCGCACGATCTCGCCTGGCTCGACGATCTCCTCGCCGCCGAGCGCACCGGATTCACGCCCACCGACCCGCACCCCTGA